Part of the Drosophila kikkawai strain 14028-0561.14 chromosome 3L, DkikHiC1v2, whole genome shotgun sequence genome is shown below.
tataatcgAATAATTGGATTGTTTCATCTTTgagttttcgtttttttagaATCACTACAGCGGGCTTCTCGGGGGACCACTTTAACCCACAAATGGActctttaaaatttgattacCAATCCAAAACGTGTGGTAAAAGCCACCCCCCGTAGCCcttttaagatattatttaGTTTGCTTATAGCTTCATCACGTCCCAGGGATCGTCCATATAATGTAATATAGCTTTATCATGAAGTTTCTCCCCAAAAACCTCTTTAAGCAACCGTAAAACGCGCTCCTCTATAAACGCCACCTGATCCTGTGGACAATAATCATCTTGGGCCGAATGGGCCATTGTTATGGCCACCGGTGGCACTGGCAGACgttcaataaatttcttgaaattaCCAAAATACGATTCAAGTTCCTCAGCGGTGCTAATGTGATGCGGTAAACCGTTATTGTCGGTGGTGCTACCCGAATCGAAGATCAAATGCCAGTCAATCTCATCATCGGGATACTTTTCCTGCAGCTGCTCGGCAAGGCTAACAATCTTGGCATATATCTCCGGAGTTATGACCTTCTCATCGGGCTTTTCCAGACCCTCAAATGTACGTTCCTCCTCCAAATGCCAGAAGATTTGCTTCAAGGCATCCAACTGGGTCTGCCTGCGGTCTGCGGTGGCCATGTAATCTGCTATAGTGGCGGTGCCTGAACTTTTGATCTTCTCCACGCTTTCGAAATGAAAGATTTCCTTCAGCTGATTGTAGCAATCGGCATCTTTGTAGATTTCCAAAAACGGATTGGAAGTGCTAAAGAAGTCCAAGTCTATATCGAGCACAAATCCTGGGGCATCTTCTAAAGCTAAGAATTCCTTAGGATCGAGATTCTCGTTGTCGGCATCGTGTACTTGTAGCTCCACACTTTTGGCTTCCTGGAGATCATCGGTGGTGCAATAGTTGCCATCGGCTATAAAGTAATCCAAAGGACAATCGACGCCAATGCGATCCTCCTTGTGACCCACTTTGAACTGATGCCGGCCAGTGGGCAGCTGTTGGCACCAGGAGTTCTTAAGCCAAACGATGCGATTAAAGTGACCTAAAGGCAgggtttatattaattaaaattcctgTACAAAAATCCAACCAACTCACCTGCATACAGAGTGGGCATAATCCAATTCTCAATGCTCAGTTCATTGAGCATTGTGTCCTTGTCAAAAGCCGCACTGGCGGCTATATGACGAGGGATAACCAAATCCGGATGCGAATCAAAGTGCACCAGAATATTATTCTCTAAAGGAAGATGTCGCGTGCCCAGGCAGCGGTAGATAAACTCCAGGACATCGTTGTGATAGTCAACAATGAAGACGGGAATGCGTTGGAATTTCCTTGGACTACTTGGGGTGCTCTGCACCGAGCCTAAGGGCATTCCCCGGTGGGGTATCAGTTGGGGAATCTCCTCATCATCCAAATCTTCGCTCTCCTCGCTGTCATCCCCCTCAGCACTCTCTTTTTCCTCCACAGTCTTTTGTCTCTTTGTTGGCGGCGCCtcttcttcctcctcctcctcctcctcctcctccgccttctCGTCCACCGCCGGTGTCATCGAACTCTCGGGACTTTCACTTTGGGTTAGCTTTTTCAAAGCCGCCGCCGCACTCTCCTTGTCCAGGGTATCCGACTCCATATCGTCCCGGGTGTTTCTTAATATTCGCCGTTTGGGAACTTAGTTTCGGCTTTTAATTATTGgcatttaattttgtatttaatatttctgtGATAGAGATgtgaaaaatataacaaaatatcaatatatcgatacgGTTTATATCGATGGTGCTATCGTTGATAGAGATGGTGATGGTGTATTCCTGCGATAGTTGGTAGACTATCGGGGCTTTATTTATatgtgattttattttgatttataatgTTAAGGCAAACttaaacaaactaaaaaatttgatatataatttaaattaataaaatagaagCTGAAAAATAGGCAAAGtattcaattaataaaattcGTTATTTTGAACACAAATATCGATATAGATTTCGATGGCATTACTATAAGTccgttaattttaaaattttaagcttGGAAACTCTatttaattcttatttgatatataaaataccattctaaattaaacaaaattataattttcttcaaatgtatattattaattaatttattttatttaaatatttattatattattagtgATACATTATAAAATGTGACTTTTAATGTAATAacatttattgaaaattagtttaagttaatcataaaatataaaataatataaatataaaataataataaaaaatagtaaaatagtTTTCTAATAGACTTAAAACTTGAATAACGAATTAAAAcgagaaatacaaaaaattttatttaggagagaaactaaaaatattataaatataaatataataaatacttttttcgttatattaaaatattttaaactcaCCAAAGCAGAAATCTAAAATTAGTTCAGTGACTTGTTTACTTTATTgttcttatttatataataaatattgattaaattaaatgaaaaaaaatcaacttgAAAGAAAACCAAGTGCCTCAAGGAGTCAAGGACTTCCCAGGAACCCATAAAAGCAATGTACACATGTACATTCCAATTGCAAAGTTTGTGAAAggcgttgtttttttttcgaaaagaaattcattaattaaacatCACCCTTGGTAAGCTTCGGCCCACACATAGGCCTCACTTAACACCACCCGTCGCCTGAGCCATTGCCACCACCCACATTTCAAGGTTGCGCTCACATTTCGGAGATTTAAATCAATATTCCGTGTGTATCTCTGAAGCTCCTCGGACGCTGCTCGCCGTAATGCGATTGCTATTGAGACTTGGAAGAGCTTTCAGCCCGCAGAAAGCGCCGCCCACGCTCTTCCGGGGCTTTTCATTCATAAGTTGTTCATTTTCTGTgagtatttgtatttttgcagcagcagaagcggaCGCCCGCCCACATGGCCGATTGGAATGCGTAAAATGTTGCCGCAGTGTATATGTTCGTGTGTATCTGTGTCGCTGCAACTCTGTATCTGtgggtttcttttttgtatctgtatctttacTGCTTATTcgcattttcagttttttttttttcttactttttgctttttgcagCTGGTGAAAATGAATGGCGGCTTGGTGGTCTGGAAAAACGCCAGCGCCGACTGCTCTGCTCGGACGTGGGCGTGCAATGTTTCCGCCGCTGGAGCgttatcaaaaatatataactgtATATAGACTTTTGTGGGTGTCTCCTCAACAAACACACTTACAAGCACAACACtctccttttattttctttttttgtttgtttttattttacttatttttttggtgCCAAGTTATTGCGTGGGCTGTGCGACACCCCGAAAAAAACGGAGCCTTACCCCCAACATTACAACACCAACAAAAGTAGGGAGTAATATAGGTTTTCTATTgggtattattaaatatttcccatTGAAAAAGTCTggagaatattttattttgaagttaatttcaaattttttttggatttataCAAAAAGTGAAAAGAAATTCAGTCTTACAATTACTATCATAGTAATACTATAGAGATATTATCAGTAATACATAATTGTACTATTAGTTTTTCATGGAAACATACATGGAAACCTgatcattttctatttttaaaatttagacaCATCAATCTTTATGGAATATTCAACATAATATTGACCTCTTCACTTTGGTCAAAAAATCATACCATACTTCTCCTTTCCCCGTTCCTCTTAAAACTccccattttttatttacaacttACTTGGTTCAATATAATTAACAAACCAGCCTGAAAGCTTATTGCTcaagtattaaaaataaaaattcctaCAAATTGTCAATGGGAGATGGTTGGGGGAAGTGTTTCTCTAAAACGGAAGTGCCAACTTTGAGAGCATCGCCCCTTTAGCTCCGACTTTTGATTGAATCAATTGGCTGCAATTTcgcttttagtttttttctgcttttttgtttttgtatcaATTACAGTAGCTCCGCGCTTTCTCTAGCTGCTGTCTCACCCAATTCTCGCAATTAATTTGCCTTCAGCTTGACCCCGTAGGTCAAACACTGTGCCGCATTAACCTTCGTTAGCCCCTACACTTTTTTTCAGTTATTTCCCCTTCAATTGAAGAAGGATGGACGGGTGAtgacaatgatgatgatggtggcaaaaaaaaagaagtggGAAAAGCCAGAAGAAATTTCTGCGCTCGAATGCTctagtttaaaaatacaagCTCGTAAAGTCAACACCCGAAACAAGGTCGAAACGAGGGGAGTATaagataattttaaagaaaaaaacaaaatataataaaatatttataacaagtTTTAAAAAGCTCgaaaaccttttaaataataaattattaataacttCATTTAAGCTAAATTTGATACTTCATTTTAACTATAAGTAAAACCTTATAATTAttggtaaatatatttaaaaaaaatatttttaatttacaaatttctttaaaataattttggtTTAATTCCTAAGCATGGTGTTCACTCAACCATTCCAATTAGGTTTTAGGGGCACAAAATTCACCAAGCTACCACCGTGAATGACGTCAAAAGGATTTTGTTTCTGGCGTAGGTGCTTGCTTTGCTTTTCCCTTTTTCG
Proteins encoded:
- the MESR6 gene encoding UPF0489 protein C5orf22 homolog; translation: MESDTLDKESAAAALKKLTQSESPESSMTPAVDEKAEEEEEEEEEEEAPPTKRQKTVEEKESAEGDDSEESEDLDDEEIPQLIPHRGMPLGSVQSTPSSPRKFQRIPVFIVDYHNDVLEFIYRCLGTRHLPLENNILVHFDSHPDLVIPRHIAASAAFDKDTMLNELSIENWIMPTLYAGHFNRIVWLKNSWCQQLPTGRHQFKVGHKEDRIGVDCPLDYFIADGNYCTTDDLQEAKSVELQVHDADNENLDPKEFLALEDAPGFVLDIDLDFFSTSNPFLEIYKDADCYNQLKEIFHFESVEKIKSSGTATIADYMATADRRQTQLDALKQIFWHLEEERTFEGLEKPDEKVITPEIYAKIVSLAEQLQEKYPDDEIDWHLIFDSGSTTDNNGLPHHISTAEELESYFGNFKKFIERLPVPPVAITMAHSAQDDYCPQDQVAFIEERVLRLLKEVFGEKLHDKAILHYMDDPWDVMKL